A genomic window from Solanum stenotomum isolate F172 chromosome 10, ASM1918654v1, whole genome shotgun sequence includes:
- the LOC125841122 gene encoding histone deacetylase 2 isoform X1, translating into MISHSIAIKAAQYLNRFTFCNFPLLSASHPMSSTASSSKTDDAEALRRHRILSSHLYYDVPPSKVPLIYSPSYDIAFFGIEKLHPFDSSKWGRICRFLTKEGIMDQKHLVEPVEATKDDLLVVHSESYLKSLNSSLNVSMIVEVPPIAMLPNWLVQKKVLHPFRKQVGGTILAAKLAKERGWAINVGGGFHHCSSEKGGGFCVYADISLCIHFAFVRLNISRVMIIDLDAHQGNGHEMDFSDDRRVFILDMYNPGIYPLDFEARRYIDLGVEVKSGTATDEYLTKLDHALEVAEKKFYPDFIVYNAGTDILDGDPLGRLKISPDGIASRDEKVFRFARERNIPLIMLTSGGYMKSSAKVIADSIVNLCNKSLIDMKS; encoded by the exons ATGATCTCTCACTCCATCGCCATCAAAGCTGCTCAATATCTCAATCGCTTCACTTTCTGCAACTTTCCTCTCCTCTCTGCCTCTCACCCGATGTCGTCCACAGCCTCTTCCTCCAAAACTGACGACGCTGAAGCTCTACGCCGTCATCGTATTCTTTCTAGCCACCTATATTACGATGTGCCTCCTTCTAAG GTTCCGTTGATATACTCGCCATCCTACGACATTGCTTTTTTCGGGATTGAAAAACT GCATCCATTTGACTCTTCTAAATGGGGTCGAATCTGTCGGTTTCTCACTAAGGAAGGAATCATGGACCAAAAGCATCTAGTTGAGCCTGTGGAGGCAACAAAAGATGATCTGCTAGTG GTGCATTCTGAATCATACCTGAAAAGTTTGAACAGCAGCTTGAATGTCTCCATGATTGTTGAG GTCCCTCCTATTGCGATGCTTCCTAATTGGCTTGTGCAAAAGAAAGTGCTTCACCCATTCCGCAAGCAG GTGGGAGGAACAATTTTGGCTGCGAAGCTTGCAAAAGAACGAGGATGGGCTATTAATGTTGGTGGTGGATTTCATCATTGCTCATCAGAGAAGGGAGGCGGTTTTTGTGTTTATGCTGATATATCTCTTTGTATACATTTTGCATTTGTGCGTCTAAATATCTCAAG AGTCATGATAATTGACCTTGATGCACACCAAGGAAACGGCCATGAAATGGACTTCTCTGATGACA GAAGAGTCTTTATCCTTGATATGTACAATCCCGGAATTTATCCACTT GATTTTGAAGCCAGGCGTTACATTGATCTAGGAGTCGAAGTTAAG AGTGGGACTGCGACAGATGAATACTTAACTAAGCTAGATCATGCACTTGAG GTTGCTGAGAAGAAATTTTATCCTGATTTCATTGTTTATAATGCTGGTACTGATATCTTGGATGGGGATCCACTTGGCAGGTTGAAG ATCAGTCCTGATGGCATTGCTAGTAGGGATGAAAAAGTTTTCAggtttgctcgagagagaaaCATCCCCCTCATCATGCTCACATCAG GCGGTTACATGAAATCCAGTGCCAAAGTTATTGCTGATTCCATCGTAAATCTCTGTAATAAATCCCTGATAGATATGAAGAGCTAG
- the LOC125841122 gene encoding histone deacetylase 2 isoform X2 has translation MKGMGLTKWQGPHVYTLHSLQVRHPFDSSKWGRICRFLTKEGIMDQKHLVEPVEATKDDLLVVHSESYLKSLNSSLNVSMIVEVPPIAMLPNWLVQKKVLHPFRKQVGGTILAAKLAKERGWAINVGGGFHHCSSEKGGGFCVYADISLCIHFAFVRLNISRVMIIDLDAHQGNGHEMDFSDDRRVFILDMYNPGIYPLDFEARRYIDLGVEVKSGTATDEYLTKLDHALEVAEKKFYPDFIVYNAGTDILDGDPLGRLKISPDGIASRDEKVFRFARERNIPLIMLTSGGYMKSSAKVIADSIVNLCNKSLIDMKS, from the exons ATGAAGGGCATGGGTTTGACAAAATGGCAAGGGCCTCACGTCTATACCTTGCATTCCCTGCAGGTCAG GCATCCATTTGACTCTTCTAAATGGGGTCGAATCTGTCGGTTTCTCACTAAGGAAGGAATCATGGACCAAAAGCATCTAGTTGAGCCTGTGGAGGCAACAAAAGATGATCTGCTAGTG GTGCATTCTGAATCATACCTGAAAAGTTTGAACAGCAGCTTGAATGTCTCCATGATTGTTGAG GTCCCTCCTATTGCGATGCTTCCTAATTGGCTTGTGCAAAAGAAAGTGCTTCACCCATTCCGCAAGCAG GTGGGAGGAACAATTTTGGCTGCGAAGCTTGCAAAAGAACGAGGATGGGCTATTAATGTTGGTGGTGGATTTCATCATTGCTCATCAGAGAAGGGAGGCGGTTTTTGTGTTTATGCTGATATATCTCTTTGTATACATTTTGCATTTGTGCGTCTAAATATCTCAAG AGTCATGATAATTGACCTTGATGCACACCAAGGAAACGGCCATGAAATGGACTTCTCTGATGACA GAAGAGTCTTTATCCTTGATATGTACAATCCCGGAATTTATCCACTT GATTTTGAAGCCAGGCGTTACATTGATCTAGGAGTCGAAGTTAAG AGTGGGACTGCGACAGATGAATACTTAACTAAGCTAGATCATGCACTTGAG GTTGCTGAGAAGAAATTTTATCCTGATTTCATTGTTTATAATGCTGGTACTGATATCTTGGATGGGGATCCACTTGGCAGGTTGAAG ATCAGTCCTGATGGCATTGCTAGTAGGGATGAAAAAGTTTTCAggtttgctcgagagagaaaCATCCCCCTCATCATGCTCACATCAG GCGGTTACATGAAATCCAGTGCCAAAGTTATTGCTGATTCCATCGTAAATCTCTGTAATAAATCCCTGATAGATATGAAGAGCTAG